The Oncorhynchus gorbuscha isolate QuinsamMale2020 ecotype Even-year unplaced genomic scaffold, OgorEven_v1.0 Un_scaffold_552, whole genome shotgun sequence genome contains a region encoding:
- the LOC124018632 gene encoding lysosomal alpha-mannosidase-like, producing MLHRRLLYDDVRGVGEPLNETSDIYPEGLVVRGRHLLSLSPPATAADTHRPLAQEVVLQPLITFTDGELHPSTRLEFSGLQAVLPPAVHLLTVSQWDQDTVLLRLEHQYQASESKEHSQPVTVNLQKLFSTLDVLGVSEMNLSANQWKDEMTRLDWKAESGEKPLPKRGGDPLCGR from the exons ATG CTCCACCGTAGGTTACTGTACGATGACGTCCGGGGTGTGGGTGAGCCCCTCAACGAGACGTCTGACATTTACCCAGAAGGCCTGGTGGTTCGTGGTcgccacctcctctccctcagccccccTGCCACGGCTGCTGACACACACCGCCCCCTAGCACAGGAAGTGGTACTGCAGCCTCTCATCACGTTCACCGACGGAGAGCTGCACCCGAGTACCAGGCTGGAG TTCTCTGGGCTACAGGCAGTGCTGCCCCCTGCTGTTCACCTGTTGACAGTGTCTCAGTGGGACCAGGACACAGTGCTGCTCAGACTGGAGCATCAGTACCAAGCTTCAGAGAGCAAGGAGCATTCCCAGCCTGTTACTGTTAATCTGCAG AAGCTGTTCTCCACTCTGGACGTGCTGGGCGTGTCCGAGATGAacctgtcagccaatcagtggAAGGATGAGATGACGCGTCTGGACTGGAAGGCGGAGTCAG GTGAGAAGCCCCTGccgaagagagggggagaccctCTCTGTGGGAGGTGA